One genomic region from Salvelinus fontinalis isolate EN_2023a chromosome 18, ASM2944872v1, whole genome shotgun sequence encodes:
- the LOC129815711 gene encoding E3 ubiquitin-protein ligase RNF182, translating to MSQKLEKLTLETDQSCQPLVYTVEELECKICYNRYDTRTRKPKVLGCLHRVCAKCLKKIVENSSPSIVSCPFCRHETHVSDDDIWLLQDDSNILAILTYQDRARKSGGSITPSGEVLLTPGSLSGSGGGEGGCGGTGGGCVTTSEQSHSSSDCLVITIMEVPGESQSSDSMSMLNMVRLYRPASLASLPCHLPAQKCGAWTSRTFPSFLIGVLCLVYFSSLPLGIYLLMIQQLTLGIILVSLVPSTLVLCVFYGFCQCLCHEIMQSIAT from the coding sequence ATGAGCCAGAAGTTGGAGAAGTTGACCTTGGAGACGGACCAGAGCTGTCAGCCTCTGGTCTACACCGTGGAGGAGCTGGAGTGTAAGATTTGCTACAACCGTTATGACACGCGCACCCGCAAGCCCAAGGTGTTGGGCTGCCTCCACCGCGTCTGCGCCAAATGCCTGAAGAAGATCGTGGAGAACTCGTCCCCCAGCATTGTCAGCTGCCCCTTCTGCCGCCACGAGACGCACGTGTCCGACGATGACATCTGGCTGCTGCAGGACGACAGCAACATCCTGGCCATCCTCACCTACCAGGACCGCGCCAGGAAGAGTGGCGGTTCCATCACTCCGAGTGGGGAGGTGCTGCTCACTCCGGGCAGCCTGAGCGGGAGTGGCGGTGGAGAGGGTGGCTGTGGTGGTACTGGGGGCGGCTGCGTCACAACCAGTGAGCAGTCACACAGCTCCTCCGACTGCCTGGTCATCACCATCATGGAGGTGCCGGGCGAGTCGCAGTCATCAGACTCCATGAGCATGCTCAATATGGTGCGCCTGTACCGGCCCGCCAGCCTGGCCTCGCTGCCCTGCCACCTGCCCGCGCAGAAGTGCGGCGCATGGACCTCTCGCACCTTCCCCAGCTTCCTTATCGGCGTCCTGTGTCTAGTCTACTTCTCATCGCTGCCGCTGGGCATCTATCTTCTGATGATCCAGCAGCTCACCCTGGGAATCATCCTGGTCAGCCTGGTGCCCTCCACCCTGGTTCTGTGTGTCTTCTACGGCTTCTGTCAATGCCTGTGCCATGAGATCATGCAGTCCATAGCCACATAA